Proteins found in one Mytilus edulis chromosome 2, xbMytEdul2.2, whole genome shotgun sequence genomic segment:
- the LOC139512692 gene encoding uncharacterized protein yields MTTEEFTCPICFDGIILPKLLECGHTFCLKCIKDYSDDIKTDSRDLVCPLCRSKFNLPTGGPSQLITNYFVDIPKPQKYCLKCQETEKISSFCLVCGSLFCKKCFKSHIHSIVDNNSSDDENDEDGSIPIHLLLQGVRTMFTCKLQSYFVIDIPQDNQGNCTIHSVRASKYGGVYVVPDQVNFILKFDLTDRIHEKIRIITPSQMQCSGVIETDINTLLATFPVHKLIKKYAFSRWSHFATCQDFYPLDLVELSNGNILACGPNRLLERKEKPIRRTGYLQVYSFRGEPLFRLDKLLGSTLAYPCILAYDKNRMVISVVDQGNKEMIVIHEKDKSSHTYKGRPLVPFPLSLFGISDKFFPLGLCGGPNGHFIVTSDDEYHMVDRFGKLVGVGQTDDKDGFGRLVTIDDKGSIWCSDPQNGAIKIYKVIDYRNELDSNKKSGIRRNLSSDVRGNNTPGIRGSISYGVRGLTMSGIHGNIPSGIRGNIMSGSHGTIRSDSHGNIKSGSHGNITSGRYGNITSGSRGNISLSNRST; encoded by the coding sequence ATGACGACAGAAGAATTTACATGTCCAATATGTTTTGATGGAATCATATTACCAAAACTACTCGAATGTGGGCATACGTTTTGTTTAAAATGCATAAAAGATTATTCCGACGACATTAAGACCGACAGTAGAGATTTAGTATGTCCACTGTGTCGTTCTAAGTTTAACCTGCCAACAGGTGGACCTAGTCAATTAATCACCAATTATTTCGTTGATATACCAAAGCCGCAAAAATATTGCCTTAAATGCCAggaaacagaaaaaatatcaagTTTTTGTCTTGTTTGTGGTTCATTATTTTGTAAGAAGTGTTTCAAGTCTCACATTCACTCAATCGTTGATAATAACTCCTCAGATGACGAAAACGACGAAGACGGTTCGATCCCAATACACTTGCTACTACAAGGAGTTCGGACAATGTTTACTTGTAAACTGCAATCTTACTTCGTTATAGACATTCCTCAAGACAACCAGGGGAACTGTACTATTCATTCTGTACGAGCGTCTAAATATGGAGGAGTTTATGTTGTGCCCGATCAggttaatttcattttaaaatttgacctAACTGATAGAATACATGAAAAAATAAGGATAATAACACCATCCCAAATGCAGTGTAGTGGAGTTATTGAAACGGACATTAACACTTTGTTGGCGACATTTCCTGTTCATAAATTGATTAAGAAATACGCATTCAGTCGCTGGTCCCACTTTGCAACTTGCCAAGACTTTTACCCACTCGATTTAGTAGAATTGTCCAATGGAAATATACTCGCATGTGGTCCAAACCGATTACTGGAGCGTAAGGAAAAGCCTATCAGACGAACAGGGTATCTTCAGGTATACTCATTTCGGGGAGAACCGTTGTTCAGACTAGACAAACTATTGGGCAGCACTTTAGCATATCCATGTATACTGGCATACGACAAAAATAGGATGGTCATCTCCGTGGTCGACCAAGGAAATAAAGAAATGATAGTGATACACGAAAAAGACAAATCGTCCCACACTTACAAAGGGAGGCCGCTGGTTCCATTTCCATTATCATTATTTGGAATAAGTGACAAGTTTTTTCCTTTAGGACTCTGTGGCGGTCCAAATGGACATTTTATAGTGACTTCCGACGATGAATATCATATGGTAGATCGGTTTGGAAAATTGGTTGGAGTTGGTCAGACAGACGATAAAGATGGCTTTGGAAGACTCGTTACAATTGACGATAAAGGAAGTATATGGTGTAGTGATCCTCAAAATGGTGCCATCAAAATTTATAAGGTTATTGATTACAGGAACGAACTCGACAGTAATAAAAAGTCTGGTATCCGTAGAAATTTATCGTCTGATGTCCGTGGAAATAACACGCCTGGTATCCGAGGTAGTATCTCGTATGGTGTCCGTGGACTTACCATGTCTGGTATCCATGGAAATATTCCGTCTGGTATCCGTGGTAATATTATGTCTGGTAGCCATGGAACTATCAGGTCTGATAGCCATGGAAATATCAAGTCTGGTAGCCATGGAAATATCACGTCTGGAAGATATGGAAATATCACGTCTGGTAGCCGTGGAAACATCTCTTTATCGAATAGatcaacataa